The following are encoded together in the Streptomyces sp. NBC_00358 genome:
- a CDS encoding serine/threonine-protein kinase: MSEAERAGASRQDKSERLLAGRYRLGDVLGRGGMGTVWRAEDETLGRTVAVKELRFPSAIDEDEKRRLITRTLREAKAIARIRNNGAVTVFDVVDEDNRPWIVMELIEGKSLAEAIREDGLLTPKRAAEVGLAILDVLRSAHREGILHRDVKPSNVLISDDGRVVLTDFGIAQVEGDPSITSTGMLVGAPSYISPERARGHKPGPAADLWSLGGLLYASVEGVPPYDKGSAIATLTAVMTEPVEQPKNAGPLENVIYGLLAKDPEQRLDDAGARAMLNEVLSAPDPEQSVPEPPDATKVVAMPPLPESPGRGFGSGAKKGEEPAERLRGALRSVRKAATAAGAATAAATSAATARAKSAGGSDSALAEGAAATASPRTGAGSGGAAGSAGGTSVSSPSVGSSGSGASSVPGQAGSRDGTSVNSSSAGGAGSAGAAAARSTSGSGWPVAPERPARPVPKASLTDVVPLRTLVILVVVLALVVLGIVLALTLGGGDGNGSKGGRSGGSGATASSGATSGSGKGTGKGGGKSDSDAEHTDRGDKSGSGSGSDDSTNTSTGTGTGTSDDSSGDGKESGSGAGSSTAVTTYKSGQGFSIGLPKGWKFQSQDGAGARFTGPDGQKLLVGWTSTPKDDPVADWKNQERYMTRSQYTRVRIAKVDYRGWNTADWEFTYVDGGTKYRSIDRGFVVNSHQGYGLMYTAKASAWDSDLRKSTWKTLTETFQPKS; the protein is encoded by the coding sequence ATGTCGGAGGCGGAGCGGGCGGGAGCATCCCGTCAGGACAAGAGCGAACGTCTCCTCGCCGGGCGGTACCGGCTGGGGGATGTTCTCGGCCGCGGCGGCATGGGCACGGTGTGGCGCGCCGAGGACGAGACCCTGGGCCGCACGGTCGCCGTGAAGGAGCTGCGGTTCCCGTCGGCCATCGACGAGGACGAGAAGCGCCGGCTGATCACGCGCACGCTGCGGGAGGCCAAGGCCATCGCGCGGATCCGCAACAACGGCGCGGTGACGGTCTTCGACGTGGTCGACGAGGACAACCGGCCCTGGATCGTGATGGAGCTCATCGAGGGCAAGTCCCTCGCCGAGGCCATCCGCGAGGACGGACTGCTCACGCCGAAGCGCGCCGCCGAGGTGGGCCTGGCCATCCTCGACGTGCTGCGCTCGGCGCACCGTGAGGGCATCCTGCACCGGGACGTGAAGCCGTCGAACGTGCTGATCTCGGACGACGGCCGGGTGGTGCTCACCGACTTCGGCATCGCCCAGGTGGAGGGCGACCCGTCCATCACCTCGACCGGCATGCTCGTCGGCGCGCCCTCCTACATCTCGCCGGAGCGGGCGCGTGGCCACAAGCCCGGGCCCGCGGCCGACCTGTGGTCGCTGGGTGGGCTGCTGTACGCGTCGGTGGAAGGTGTGCCGCCGTACGACAAGGGTTCCGCGATCGCGACGCTCACCGCCGTGATGACCGAGCCGGTGGAACAGCCGAAGAACGCGGGCCCGCTGGAGAACGTGATCTACGGCCTGCTGGCCAAGGACCCCGAGCAGCGGCTCGACGACGCGGGCGCGCGGGCGATGCTCAACGAGGTGCTGAGCGCGCCCGACCCCGAGCAGAGCGTGCCGGAGCCGCCGGACGCGACGAAGGTCGTGGCCATGCCTCCCCTTCCGGAGAGCCCGGGGCGCGGGTTCGGCTCCGGTGCCAAGAAGGGCGAGGAGCCGGCGGAGCGGCTGCGCGGGGCCCTGCGTTCGGTACGCAAGGCGGCGACGGCGGCCGGGGCCGCCACGGCGGCGGCCACCTCCGCGGCGACCGCCCGTGCGAAGTCGGCCGGGGGCTCGGATTCCGCCCTGGCGGAGGGAGCCGCGGCGACGGCCTCCCCGCGTACGGGTGCAGGTTCCGGCGGGGCAGCCGGTTCGGCCGGTGGCACCTCCGTGTCCTCGCCCTCGGTGGGCTCGTCCGGGTCCGGAGCGTCGTCGGTGCCGGGGCAGGCGGGGAGTCGTGACGGTACGTCGGTGAACTCCAGTTCGGCCGGGGGTGCCGGGTCGGCGGGTGCCGCCGCCGCGCGCAGCACCTCGGGGTCCGGATGGCCTGTGGCCCCCGAGCGCCCGGCGCGGCCGGTACCGAAGGCCTCGCTGACGGATGTCGTGCCGCTGCGGACGCTGGTGATCCTCGTGGTGGTCCTGGCACTCGTCGTGCTCGGCATCGTGCTGGCCCTCACGCTCGGTGGCGGGGACGGCAACGGCTCCAAGGGCGGCAGGAGCGGCGGCAGCGGCGCGACCGCGTCCAGCGGAGCGACGTCCGGAAGCGGCAAGGGCACAGGCAAGGGCGGCGGCAAGAGCGACAGCGACGCCGAGCACACCGACAGAGGCGACAAGTCGGGCTCCGGCTCCGGTTCGGACGACAGCACGAACACGTCCACGGGCACGGGCACGGGCACGTCGGACGATTCGAGCGGCGACGGCAAGGAGTCCGGCTCGGGGGCGGGTTCCTCCACCGCCGTGACGACGTACAAGAGCGGTCAGGGCTTCTCGATCGGGCTGCCCAAGGGGTGGAAGTTCCAGTCCCAGGACGGCGCGGGAGCCCGGTTCACGGGTCCCGACGGGCAGAAGCTCCTCGTCGGCTGGACGAGTACGCCCAAGGACGACCCGGTCGCGGACTGGAAGAACCAGGAGCGCTACATGACGCGCTCCCAGTACACGCGGGTGCGCATAGCGAAGGTGGACTACCGCGGCTGGAACACGGCCGACTGGGAGTTCACTTATGTCGACGGAGGCACGAAGTACCGGTCGATCGACCGCGGTTTCGTCGTGAACTCGCATCAGGGGTACGGGTTGATGTACACGGCGAAGGCGTCCGCCTGGGACAGCGATCTGCGCAAGAGCACCTGGAAGACGCTGACCGAGACGTTCCAGCCGAAGTCGTGA